The following coding sequences are from one Pusillimonas sp. DMV24BSW_D window:
- a CDS encoding carbohydrate kinase family protein, protein MTKPIVVCGSVAFDTIAVFEGHFKDHILPDSIHSLSVSFFVPSMRKEYGGCAGNIAYNLRLLGGHPLPVGTVGVDADDYLQYMRKLGIDTRYVRVMSDMFTPQCFITTDLDNNQIASFHPGAMSFSADNDVSGVEAAWGIVAPDSKEGMFAHARRLNAGGIPFIFDLGQAMPLFSGEDLNEMLGLAQILTANEYEAGVIEQRTGRSLVDLSSRLQAVVVTRGAEGASLYVHGEHTHIEPFQVDEVVDPTGCGDAHRAGLLYGLSEGWDLREACCLANVMGAIKISSRGPQNHQPDRSRIGAMLERHHGIKLPG, encoded by the coding sequence ATGACTAAACCTATTGTTGTATGCGGCTCCGTTGCGTTTGACACCATTGCGGTGTTCGAAGGGCATTTCAAAGATCATATCCTTCCCGATAGTATTCATTCCTTAAGCGTTTCGTTTTTTGTCCCGTCGATGCGCAAAGAGTATGGTGGGTGTGCGGGAAATATAGCGTACAACTTGCGTTTGCTGGGTGGGCATCCTTTACCCGTTGGAACGGTCGGTGTTGATGCCGATGATTACTTGCAATACATGCGCAAGCTGGGTATCGATACGCGTTACGTGCGGGTTATGTCCGACATGTTTACGCCCCAGTGTTTTATTACGACCGATCTCGACAACAACCAGATTGCTTCCTTTCACCCCGGTGCCATGTCATTCTCGGCCGACAACGACGTATCAGGTGTGGAGGCGGCATGGGGAATTGTGGCGCCTGATTCAAAAGAAGGGATGTTCGCTCATGCCCGTCGTTTGAATGCCGGCGGAATTCCTTTTATTTTCGATTTGGGTCAGGCCATGCCGCTGTTCTCTGGTGAAGACCTGAATGAAATGTTGGGCCTTGCGCAGATTCTCACGGCTAACGAGTATGAAGCCGGCGTCATCGAGCAACGCACAGGGCGTAGCCTGGTCGACTTGTCTTCACGCCTGCAGGCGGTGGTGGTTACGCGTGGTGCCGAGGGTGCGTCGTTGTACGTGCATGGCGAACATACACATATTGAACCTTTCCAGGTTGACGAGGTCGTTGATCCTACAGGGTGTGGCGATGCACATCGCGCGGGTCTTTTATATGGGCTAAGCGAAGGGTGGGATTTGCGTGAAGCGTGTTGTTTGGCGAATGTGATGGGGGCGATTAAAATTTCATCACGTGGTCCGCAAAATCATCAGCCGGACCGCAGCCGGATCGGTGCCATGCTGGAGCGTCACCATGGTATTAAATTGCCCGGTTAA
- a CDS encoding zinc-ribbon and DUF3426 domain-containing protein has translation MELNTRCPECGTVFPASLEQMKLRKGYIRCVNCANIFDGFEFVVSTDTPDTSPRPTSRESTQASDSVPLRAEAGSPASRRTPPRVDLHTLNLPDDVPDSDTAGDGNADNEPVSVYIEPREDRVRRPAGAEFLTHRREATSSGWGGLIALLVVLALLVGAALLVYAYRVQIASSAPAVRPLLERACVSIGCTVPYPQRVDRISIMDSSLQAGESEAVMQLNVVMRNTFGKAQQWPVLMLDLVDFSGAVVATKTYRPSDYLPDETRGQPFQAGQEVRLNIPVEVDDLKVNGYQLRKVFPDQGTK, from the coding sequence ATGGAGTTGAATACCCGTTGCCCTGAGTGCGGCACTGTGTTTCCAGCGAGTCTGGAACAGATGAAGTTGCGCAAGGGCTATATTCGTTGTGTTAACTGCGCCAACATTTTCGATGGTTTCGAGTTTGTGGTGTCGACAGACACGCCGGACACATCACCCCGGCCAACGTCGCGTGAATCGACTCAGGCATCGGATAGCGTACCATTGCGTGCGGAGGCTGGATCGCCCGCATCACGGCGCACTCCCCCGCGGGTGGATTTACATACCCTAAATTTGCCCGACGACGTGCCCGACAGTGACACTGCAGGTGACGGCAATGCGGATAATGAGCCGGTGTCTGTTTATATCGAACCGCGTGAAGACCGTGTTCGACGGCCGGCGGGTGCCGAGTTCCTAACACATCGCCGGGAAGCGACAAGCTCCGGTTGGGGAGGCCTGATCGCATTGCTTGTTGTGTTGGCCTTATTGGTTGGGGCCGCATTATTGGTATATGCGTATCGGGTACAAATCGCGTCATCCGCTCCCGCCGTGCGCCCATTGCTGGAGCGTGCGTGCGTTTCAATTGGCTGCACTGTGCCGTACCCTCAGCGTGTCGATCGTATTTCAATTATGGATTCTTCTTTGCAGGCGGGGGAGTCGGAAGCCGTTATGCAATTAAATGTTGTGATGCGTAACACCTTTGGCAAGGCGCAGCAGTGGCCGGTACTGATGCTCGATCTGGTCGATTTCTCGGGAGCGGTTGTGGCAACAAAAACATACCGGCCAAGTGACTATCTGCCTGACGAGACACGGGGTCAGCCATTTCAAGCGGGCCAGGAAGTGCGTTTGAATATACCGGTTGAAGTGGATGACCTTAAAGTCAATGGTTATCAGTTGCGAAAAGTATTTCCAGATCAAGGAACAAAATGA
- the prmA gene encoding 50S ribosomal protein L11 methyltransferase produces MRELVLYCREEQAEAWSDALLDAGVLSVSVEDAERDTDAEQALFGEPGTEPEVQAWRNNRVVALLPDDLEPGEAVAALAAATGETIPDTEWITREVPDADWVRVTQSQFGPIHVGERIVIVPSWHVNDPSLNLSDNVVAIELDPGLAFGTGSHPTTHLCLEWLAVHLQGQPTVLDYGCGSGILAIAARKLGAGSVYAIDIDEQAVSSTEYNAQVNQVVLKAGLPDGLPEGRFDLVVANILSNPLKVLAPMLANRVAPGGRLVLSGVLERQADDVAAAYAPWLKLSVWQSREGWVCLHGQR; encoded by the coding sequence ATGCGCGAACTTGTGTTGTATTGCCGGGAAGAGCAGGCGGAGGCCTGGTCTGATGCGTTGCTTGATGCAGGCGTCCTGTCTGTTTCGGTGGAAGATGCCGAGCGCGACACTGACGCCGAGCAGGCACTTTTTGGTGAGCCTGGCACGGAGCCCGAAGTGCAAGCCTGGCGGAATAATCGGGTGGTTGCGTTATTGCCCGATGATCTCGAGCCGGGCGAGGCAGTGGCGGCATTGGCTGCGGCAACCGGCGAGACCATTCCCGACACCGAATGGATCACCCGGGAAGTACCGGATGCCGATTGGGTTCGGGTAACGCAATCGCAGTTTGGCCCCATTCACGTTGGCGAACGGATTGTTATTGTGCCCAGTTGGCATGTGAACGATCCATCGTTGAACTTGTCCGATAACGTGGTAGCCATCGAACTCGATCCCGGTCTGGCATTTGGTACGGGAAGTCATCCAACAACACATTTGTGTCTTGAATGGTTGGCAGTGCATTTGCAAGGACAACCTACCGTGCTCGATTATGGTTGTGGCTCCGGTATTCTGGCCATTGCCGCGCGCAAACTGGGGGCTGGTTCGGTTTATGCTATTGATATCGACGAGCAGGCAGTCAGTTCGACTGAGTACAACGCGCAGGTGAATCAGGTTGTGCTTAAGGCAGGGTTGCCCGACGGCCTTCCGGAAGGCCGGTTTGACCTTGTTGTGGCAAACATCTTGTCGAATCCGCTGAAGGTTCTGGCACCCATGCTGGCAAATCGGGTTGCGCCCGGTGGTCGGCTGGTGTTGTCGGGTGTACTTGAGCGGCAGGCTGATGACGTTGCGGCTGCTTATGCGCCCTGGTTGAAATTGTCGGTTTGGCAGTCAAGAGAAGGTTGGGTGTGTTTACACGGCCAACGTTAA
- the aroQ gene encoding type II 3-dehydroquinate dehydratase, whose protein sequence is MAKHILVLHGPNLNMLGVREPGIYGHQTLADIDARLSQLCVEQDAGCAVFQSNHEGELVDRIQAARHDETEFIIINAGAYTHTSIAIRDALAAVGIPFIEVHLSNVYKRESFRHHSYLSDQALGVIAGLGPAGYEAALRYALAH, encoded by the coding sequence ATGGCGAAACACATACTGGTTTTGCACGGCCCCAATCTGAACATGCTCGGCGTTCGTGAGCCGGGTATATATGGTCATCAAACGCTGGCCGATATCGACGCGCGTTTAAGTCAGCTTTGTGTTGAACAAGACGCAGGATGCGCGGTATTTCAAAGTAATCATGAAGGTGAGCTGGTTGATCGCATTCAAGCCGCCCGCCACGATGAAACCGAGTTCATAATTATTAACGCCGGGGCATATACCCACACCAGTATTGCTATCCGCGATGCACTTGCTGCAGTCGGCATTCCTTTCATCGAGGTGCATTTGTCTAATGTCTATAAGCGTGAAAGTTTTCGCCATCATTCATATTTGTCAGATCAGGCTTTAGGCGTGATTGCCGGCCTTGGGCCCGCGGGATACGAAGCTGCGCTTCGTTATGCGTTGGCTCATTAG
- a CDS encoding ribonuclease catalytic domain-containing protein, which yields MYVLYEDSGSFKAEKIFSENDSTMQVESESGKRSKIKNATVLFRFDSPAPAELLQSAQDLAQTFEIDFLWECAPQEEFSAADFAQDYFGHPPTSVEKAALIFALNSAPAYFHRRGKGSYRPAPPDILEAALAAIEKKKRQAEQQQEWTEQLVAGQLPERIGEVASTFLVKPDKNTLEWKAFEAAVKERGTTPEQLLLDVGAWPHPLKLHRDRFFATHFPKGTQFQSADIPELNLELPEANVEAYSIDDITTTEVDDALSVTPLGNDQVQIGIHIAAPGLLVKRDNELDQMARKRMSTVYMPGQKIPMLPDEIIETFSLDAGQSRPALSLYVTTDLRSGEILETQTRLDRITVKENLRHNWLDADVTEAALEDPSAPLPYAHWLRPLWQFSRHLNAQREALRGKPENNNRVEYMFYLEGEPDDPDSIVKLTPRQRNAPLDRLIAEYMILTNNVWGAFMAQHGVPGIYRSQQAGRVRMSTQALPHEAIGVPQYAWSTSPLRRYVDLINQGQIIAAAEHGVSARLVAPFKPKEADLFAIIGAFDAQYAAWNEFQSTIERYWCIRWLKQEKLTEVTASVLREDLVRFDCAPFVTRIPGLPTLERGRRIRLALTGFNELALDVECRYIETLDTEQ from the coding sequence ATGTACGTTCTTTACGAAGATAGCGGAAGCTTCAAAGCCGAAAAAATTTTTTCCGAAAACGACTCAACCATGCAGGTTGAATCGGAAAGCGGAAAACGAAGCAAAATAAAGAACGCCACGGTGCTGTTCCGATTCGATTCGCCTGCGCCGGCCGAACTATTGCAAAGTGCACAAGATTTGGCCCAAACCTTCGAGATCGACTTCCTGTGGGAGTGCGCACCGCAAGAAGAGTTTAGCGCGGCGGATTTCGCCCAGGATTATTTTGGTCACCCGCCCACATCGGTAGAAAAAGCGGCTTTGATATTCGCACTGAACAGCGCACCAGCTTATTTTCACCGGCGCGGAAAAGGCAGTTATCGACCGGCGCCCCCCGATATTCTTGAAGCCGCCCTGGCCGCAATTGAAAAGAAAAAGCGCCAGGCCGAACAACAACAGGAATGGACGGAACAACTGGTGGCCGGGCAACTACCGGAACGCATCGGCGAAGTCGCGTCTACGTTCCTGGTTAAGCCCGACAAGAACACACTTGAATGGAAAGCTTTTGAGGCTGCCGTTAAAGAACGCGGCACCACGCCTGAACAACTATTGCTCGACGTGGGCGCCTGGCCTCATCCGTTAAAACTGCACCGCGATCGATTTTTTGCGACCCACTTTCCAAAAGGCACCCAATTTCAATCTGCAGACATCCCGGAACTCAACCTTGAACTGCCGGAGGCGAACGTCGAAGCCTACTCCATCGACGACATCACCACCACTGAAGTGGATGATGCACTATCGGTTACCCCACTGGGAAATGACCAGGTTCAGATTGGCATTCACATTGCCGCCCCCGGCTTGCTGGTGAAACGAGACAATGAGCTGGACCAAATGGCCCGCAAACGCATGTCCACCGTTTACATGCCAGGCCAGAAAATTCCAATGCTTCCAGACGAGATCATTGAAACCTTCTCACTGGATGCCGGGCAAAGCCGTCCCGCACTTTCACTGTACGTTACAACCGATTTACGCAGCGGTGAGATTCTGGAAACACAGACCCGGCTGGATCGCATCACGGTTAAGGAAAATCTGCGCCATAACTGGTTGGATGCCGACGTCACGGAAGCCGCGCTGGAAGACCCTTCGGCTCCGTTACCTTATGCTCATTGGTTACGCCCATTGTGGCAATTTTCCCGCCACTTGAACGCCCAACGCGAAGCGTTGCGGGGCAAGCCCGAGAATAATAATCGGGTTGAATACATGTTCTATCTTGAAGGCGAACCCGACGACCCCGACAGTATCGTAAAACTGACTCCGCGCCAGCGTAACGCGCCGCTTGATCGTCTGATTGCCGAATACATGATTCTCACCAACAATGTATGGGGCGCCTTCATGGCGCAACACGGCGTGCCGGGCATCTATCGCTCTCAACAAGCAGGTCGTGTGCGTATGTCGACCCAAGCCCTGCCGCATGAAGCCATCGGGGTGCCCCAATATGCCTGGAGCACGTCACCGCTGCGGCGCTACGTCGACCTCATCAATCAAGGCCAAATCATTGCGGCGGCGGAACATGGCGTATCAGCCCGCCTGGTCGCGCCTTTCAAACCCAAGGAGGCCGATCTTTTTGCCATTATTGGGGCCTTCGATGCGCAATATGCGGCCTGGAACGAGTTTCAGTCGACAATTGAGCGCTATTGGTGCATTCGTTGGCTTAAGCAGGAAAAACTCACTGAGGTGACGGCCAGTGTATTACGCGAAGATCTGGTTCGTTTCGATTGCGCTCCTTTTGTTACGCGTATTCCCGGTCTGCCGACGCTTGAAAGAGGCCGCCGGATTCGCCTTGCACTTACGGGTTTCAATGAGCTGGCACTCGATGTAGAGTGCCGGTATATTGAAACGCTCGACACGGAGCAATAA
- the accB gene encoding acetyl-CoA carboxylase biotin carboxyl carrier protein has product MDLRKLKTLIDLVADSGIAELEITEGDGKVRIVKFSQSVQPVAQVAPAAPATEAASASAQQQPAAPAQPQGHAVKAPMVGTFYRAPNPGASPFVEVGQSVKEGEPLCIIEAMKLLNEIEADKAGVIKEILVENGEPVEYGQPLFIIG; this is encoded by the coding sequence ATGGACCTCAGAAAACTTAAAACCCTTATTGATCTTGTTGCCGACTCGGGTATTGCCGAACTGGAAATTACGGAAGGTGACGGTAAGGTCAGAATCGTGAAGTTCTCGCAATCGGTTCAGCCGGTTGCTCAGGTCGCACCCGCGGCACCTGCGACCGAGGCGGCGTCTGCATCTGCGCAACAACAGCCGGCTGCGCCCGCGCAGCCACAAGGGCATGCTGTTAAAGCGCCCATGGTCGGCACATTCTATCGGGCGCCGAACCCGGGCGCATCGCCTTTTGTTGAAGTGGGTCAATCGGTAAAAGAAGGTGAGCCGCTTTGTATTATTGAAGCAATGAAGCTGCTGAATGAAATTGAAGCCGATAAGGCCGGGGTGATCAAAGAAATCCTGGTTGAGAACGGTGAACCGGTTGAGTATGGTCAACCTTTATTTATTATTGGCTAA
- the mpl gene encoding UDP-N-acetylmuramate:L-alanyl-gamma-D-glutamyl-meso-diaminopimelate ligase — protein sequence MHIHILGICGTFMGGLALIARAAGHKVTGCDAGVYPPMSTQLEEQGIDLTEGFSADQLALQPDLFVIGNVVSRGNPLMEAILDQGLPYTSGPQWLGENILQGQHVLAVAGTHGKTTTSSMLAWILEQAGLEPNFLIGGIAPGLKVSARYDPAKPLFVIEADEYDTAFFDKRSKFVHYRPRTAILNNLEYDHADIFANLEAIETQFHHLVRMIPSNGLIIRPTDAPALDHVLARGCWSSVQTFGPDGMWRYTPGNQPTHFIPSFHGALYPPVCWNITGEHNRMNALAAIAAAHHAGVSIEHAIKALSSFSGVKRRMEVRGVVNDITVYDDFAHHPTAIATTLQGLRHVVGPARILAVIEPRSNTMKLGTMAAQLPQALELADLTFCFGETTGKHALGWNPDEVLAPLGKRATSFSNHAALVKALKDAAQPGDHILIMSNGSFGGIHGALLEALGAP from the coding sequence ATGCACATACACATTTTGGGGATTTGCGGCACGTTCATGGGCGGCCTGGCCCTTATCGCCCGAGCCGCCGGCCACAAGGTAACCGGTTGCGATGCCGGCGTTTATCCCCCCATGAGCACACAACTTGAAGAACAGGGTATTGACCTGACTGAAGGGTTTAGTGCAGATCAACTGGCGTTGCAGCCCGACCTTTTTGTCATCGGCAATGTTGTCAGCCGGGGCAACCCCCTTATGGAAGCAATTCTCGATCAGGGCTTGCCTTATACCTCCGGCCCGCAATGGCTGGGCGAAAACATTTTGCAAGGCCAACACGTGCTTGCTGTTGCCGGCACACACGGCAAAACTACGACCAGTTCAATGCTGGCCTGGATTCTGGAGCAAGCCGGCCTGGAACCCAATTTCCTGATTGGCGGCATCGCACCGGGTTTGAAAGTTTCTGCCCGTTACGATCCTGCCAAGCCCCTATTTGTGATCGAGGCCGACGAATACGACACCGCCTTTTTCGATAAGCGCTCAAAATTTGTACATTACCGGCCCCGCACTGCCATTTTGAACAATCTGGAATACGATCACGCCGACATTTTCGCCAATCTGGAAGCCATTGAAACCCAATTCCACCATTTGGTTCGAATGATTCCTTCAAACGGACTGATCATTCGGCCCACTGATGCACCGGCGCTCGATCACGTACTGGCCCGGGGTTGCTGGTCTTCCGTGCAAACCTTCGGTCCAGACGGCATGTGGCGCTATACCCCCGGCAATCAGCCCACCCACTTCATCCCCAGCTTTCACGGCGCTTTGTACCCGCCGGTATGTTGGAACATCACCGGCGAACACAATCGTATGAACGCGTTGGCTGCAATAGCAGCTGCGCATCATGCGGGGGTCTCAATTGAGCATGCGATCAAAGCGCTAAGCAGTTTCAGTGGTGTCAAGCGCCGAATGGAGGTGCGGGGCGTCGTCAATGACATTACGGTTTACGACGACTTCGCCCATCACCCCACCGCCATCGCAACCACCTTGCAAGGCCTTCGACACGTTGTAGGCCCGGCGCGCATTCTGGCTGTAATCGAGCCGCGCTCAAATACCATGAAGCTGGGTACCATGGCGGCCCAATTGCCGCAGGCACTCGAACTGGCCGACCTCACCTTTTGCTTCGGCGAAACAACCGGCAAACACGCACTGGGTTGGAATCCCGACGAAGTACTGGCGCCTTTAGGCAAACGGGCAACGTCATTTTCCAACCATGCCGCCCTGGTAAAAGCGTTGAAAGACGCAGCTCAACCGGGCGACCACATTCTGATTATGAGCAATGGCAGTTTTGGCGGCATTCACGGCGCATTACTGGAAGCATTGGGCGCACCATGA
- a CDS encoding glycine zipper 2TM domain-containing protein, with product MTARVQRKSYRPGRLIAVAALVGAMGVIAGCANPSASSSVYNYDQAQREQIVRYGTVVAVRNVVIQNDKSSGAGMIAGGALGGVAGNAIGGGSGRAIATVGGAILGGLLGNTVENQVNKTQGLEIEVRLDNGETRVIAQAADVPISAGQRVRVLSGNGPTRVVPM from the coding sequence ATGACAGCAAGGGTTCAGCGTAAAAGTTATCGACCAGGGCGGCTTATCGCCGTGGCGGCGTTAGTCGGGGCAATGGGGGTTATTGCAGGGTGTGCGAATCCCTCGGCCTCCAGCTCGGTATACAACTACGATCAGGCGCAGCGTGAACAGATCGTGCGCTATGGCACCGTTGTGGCTGTGCGCAATGTCGTTATCCAAAACGACAAATCCAGTGGTGCGGGCATGATTGCCGGCGGTGCATTGGGCGGCGTGGCAGGTAATGCCATTGGTGGCGGCTCGGGTCGCGCTATTGCGACTGTAGGGGGCGCTATTCTGGGTGGCTTGCTGGGTAATACCGTAGAAAATCAGGTAAATAAAACACAAGGCCTGGAAATTGAGGTGCGCCTCGATAACGGTGAAACACGTGTTATTGCCCAGGCTGCCGACGTACCTATCAGTGCAGGGCAACGTGTGCGTGTTTTAAGTGGTAATGGCCCAACGCGTGTTGTACCGATGTAA
- a CDS encoding YggT family protein, with translation MFGNILHFIINILFTLFGIALLIRAWMFAIRLHPFNPYSQALLRMTDWLVVPLKRVIPSSSRIDGPSIVAAWLIALIYLLLTFFVLTGALPLMNGLAGALIASVLTLLKWAFNLVLWLTLIQVILSWVNPMAPIMPVLQTLTAPLLDPIRRVLPNLGGIDFSPLVLLILAQVIMMVLESMAFSLFGV, from the coding sequence ATGTTTGGCAACATACTGCATTTCATCATCAACATCCTGTTCACCCTTTTCGGTATTGCACTGTTAATCAGGGCCTGGATGTTTGCAATCCGTCTGCATCCGTTCAACCCCTACTCGCAAGCTTTGCTACGAATGACCGACTGGCTGGTGGTACCGTTAAAACGGGTCATCCCTTCTTCCAGTCGCATCGACGGGCCAAGTATTGTGGCGGCGTGGCTAATTGCGCTTATTTATCTGTTACTCACATTCTTTGTGTTAACCGGTGCGCTCCCCCTAATGAACGGCTTGGCCGGTGCACTCATCGCCAGCGTTCTAACCTTGCTGAAATGGGCTTTTAACCTTGTACTGTGGCTCACACTCATTCAGGTTATTTTGTCGTGGGTGAACCCCATGGCGCCTATCATGCCGGTTCTGCAAACGCTTACTGCGCCGTTGCTCGACCCCATACGACGCGTTTTACCGAACCTGGGCGGCATCGATTTTTCCCCTCTGGTCCTGTTAATTTTGGCGCAAGTCATTATGATGGTTCTTGAAAGCATGGCTTTTTCCTTGTTCGGGGTTTAG
- the accC gene encoding acetyl-CoA carboxylase biotin carboxylase subunit — protein sequence MFEKILIANRGEIALRIQRACRELGVKTVVVHSEADRDAKYVKLADESVCIGPAPARDSYLNMPALISAAEVTDAEAIHPGYGFLAENADFAERVEKSGFVFIGPRPESIRLMGDKVSAKRAMIAAGVPVVPGSEGALPEDPQTIMQMARDVGYPVIIKAAGGGGGRGMRVVYTEAALLNAVAMTRTEAGSAFNNPEVYMEKFLENPRHVEIQVLADGGRNAVWLGERDCSMQRRHQKVIEEAPAPHIPRKLIERIGERCAEACRKINYRGAGTFEFLYEDGEFFFIEMNTRIQVEHTVTEMVTGIDLVAQQIRIAAGEKFTLRQKDVQFRGHAIECRINAEDPFKFTPSPGKIINWHPPGGMGVRMDSHVFSGYTIPPHYDSMIAKLITYGDTREQAIARMDIALSEMVVEGIQTNIPLHRELMQDARFVEGGTSIHYLEHKLSQRP from the coding sequence ATGTTTGAAAAGATTCTGATTGCCAATCGGGGCGAAATTGCACTGCGGATTCAGCGTGCCTGCCGCGAGCTTGGCGTTAAAACTGTTGTGGTGCATTCCGAAGCCGATCGTGATGCCAAGTACGTAAAACTGGCCGACGAGTCCGTGTGTATTGGGCCCGCCCCCGCGCGCGACAGCTATCTGAATATGCCGGCTTTGATTTCTGCTGCCGAAGTGACCGATGCCGAGGCCATTCATCCCGGCTATGGCTTTTTGGCCGAGAACGCAGATTTTGCCGAGCGTGTTGAAAAGAGCGGTTTTGTGTTTATCGGCCCTCGTCCCGAGAGCATTCGTTTAATGGGTGATAAGGTCAGTGCCAAGCGTGCCATGATTGCCGCCGGTGTTCCCGTGGTGCCAGGTTCTGAGGGTGCATTGCCGGAAGATCCGCAAACCATTATGCAAATGGCCCGCGATGTCGGTTATCCGGTCATTATTAAAGCCGCCGGCGGTGGCGGTGGCCGGGGCATGCGTGTGGTGTACACGGAAGCAGCGCTGCTGAATGCTGTTGCCATGACGCGTACCGAGGCGGGGTCGGCATTTAACAACCCTGAAGTCTACATGGAAAAGTTTCTCGAAAATCCGCGTCACGTCGAGATTCAGGTGTTGGCTGATGGCGGGCGTAATGCGGTGTGGCTTGGTGAACGTGATTGTTCCATGCAGCGCCGGCACCAGAAAGTTATCGAAGAGGCGCCCGCGCCCCATATTCCGCGCAAGCTGATCGAGCGTATCGGGGAGCGGTGTGCGGAAGCGTGTCGCAAAATCAATTATCGCGGCGCCGGAACGTTTGAATTTCTTTATGAAGACGGTGAATTTTTCTTTATTGAAATGAATACCCGTATTCAAGTTGAGCACACCGTAACCGAAATGGTGACGGGAATTGATCTGGTGGCGCAACAAATTCGCATTGCAGCTGGTGAGAAGTTCACCTTGCGTCAGAAAGATGTTCAGTTCCGTGGTCACGCTATTGAGTGTCGCATCAATGCGGAAGATCCATTCAAGTTCACCCCCAGCCCAGGCAAAATCATCAACTGGCATCCGCCGGGTGGGATGGGTGTACGTATGGATTCACACGTATTCAGTGGCTACACGATTCCGCCGCATTACGACTCCATGATCGCCAAGCTCATCACTTATGGGGATACCCGCGAACAGGCCATTGCGCGCATGGATATTGCGTTGTCGGAAATGGTGGTTGAAGGGATTCAAACCAATATCCCGCTGCACCGCGAACTGATGCAAGATGCGCGCTTTGTCGAGGGTGGCACAAGCATTCACTATCTTGAGCATAAGCTCTCGCAGCGACCTTAA
- a CDS encoding TlpA family protein disulfide reductase has translation MNRRHFLSQSLAFVGMATSLFPCLASAQTSEAQILFAQSYPDLNGTDQPLQNWRGRPVVMNFWATWCPPCVKEMPDLEALNQKYPDIAFVGLGVDTAANMRNFLPKVQVTYDLLVVGYGGIELMKQLGNTAGGLPFTLVFNEKGRMVKRILGQVKPETLDEVLARL, from the coding sequence ATGAACCGTCGTCATTTTTTGTCGCAATCGTTAGCGTTTGTGGGTATGGCGACGAGCCTGTTTCCTTGTTTGGCATCGGCTCAAACAAGTGAGGCGCAAATTCTGTTTGCTCAATCGTATCCCGACCTGAACGGCACCGATCAACCGTTGCAAAACTGGCGCGGCCGCCCGGTAGTCATGAATTTCTGGGCGACATGGTGTCCGCCGTGCGTGAAAGAGATGCCCGACCTGGAGGCTTTGAACCAGAAATATCCGGATATTGCTTTTGTGGGGTTAGGGGTGGATACAGCTGCTAATATGCGTAACTTCCTGCCAAAAGTGCAGGTTACTTACGATTTACTGGTGGTTGGGTATGGTGGTATCGAGTTAATGAAACAGTTAGGCAACACGGCGGGGGGTTTGCCATTTACGCTGGTTTTCAATGAAAAGGGGCGGATGGTTAAGCGTATTTTGGGTCAGGTTAAGCCCGAAACGCTCGATGAAGTGTTGGCCCGGTTGTAA
- a CDS encoding YqiA/YcfP family alpha/beta fold hydrolase, whose product MILYLHGFRSSPHSTKAQMLAKEMAKQGLADAWHCPQLPAGPQEAIDLCNNLISSHANTPSGRDRVPVIIGSSLGGFYAQYLAQKWSCRAVLLNPVIDAARDLAIHTGKQTHYHSNEPFEFHDHYLQELAAMKIGPPTEPKRFFLMATTGDEVLDWQEMVAWYAGCPSRIISGSDHGIHDFARWMPEVTSFILDSGLSHQKTD is encoded by the coding sequence ATGATTTTGTATCTACATGGCTTTCGCTCATCGCCCCATTCCACAAAAGCCCAAATGCTGGCAAAGGAAATGGCCAAACAAGGCCTTGCCGATGCCTGGCATTGCCCCCAACTGCCGGCCGGTCCGCAAGAAGCCATCGATTTATGTAACAATCTCATTTCGTCTCACGCAAACACACCATCCGGTCGCGATCGTGTCCCGGTCATCATTGGCTCGTCACTTGGCGGCTTTTATGCTCAATACCTGGCGCAAAAATGGTCTTGCCGTGCTGTTTTATTGAATCCAGTCATTGATGCGGCTCGTGATCTGGCGATTCATACCGGCAAGCAAACGCACTATCACAGTAACGAGCCATTCGAATTCCACGATCATTATCTGCAAGAGCTGGCTGCAATGAAAATCGGTCCACCGACCGAGCCGAAGCGCTTTTTCCTGATGGCAACAACGGGGGATGAGGTACTCGACTGGCAGGAGATGGTGGCATGGTACGCAGGCTGCCCCAGCCGAATTATTAGCGGCAGCGACCATGGCATACACGATTTTGCGCGTTGGATGCCTGAAGTCACCTCTTTTATTCTCGACTCTGGTTTGAGTCATCAAAAAACAGATTAA